One Natrinema longum genomic window, GATGCCATCGAGGGGATTTACCTCGACGACGGGACGCGATTGCTGATCGAGTGGCCGGAAGAATACGAGCGAGCGTCGGTCACGCCCGATCCGGACGACGAACGCGATCACGCAGTGATCTGGCGGGGCGGCGAGACCGACTTCGTCTCGTCGGAGCCGCGGGTCGTCGTCACCGCGGCGGGAAGCGGACCGAACACGGCGGCGATCGCGGTGGCGGCGATCGTCGCGGTCGGCCTCGGTGCCTTCGGCGTGTGGTGGTACCGCAACCGTCCGTCGACGGGGAGCCAAACGGCCAGCGGAGACGGGACGGCCGATCGCGGCTCCGGCCCCGAACCCACGTCCGGTTCCAGTTCCACGGCGTCGGGGACGGGGACGAGCGGCGGGGCGACGGGAGAGTCGGCGGCAGCCGGCGCAACCGGACCACCCGACATGGACCTGCTCAGCAACGAAGAGCAGGTCCTCCGCCTCGTCAGGGACAACGGCGGCCGACTGAAACAACAGGCAGTCGTCGAGGAACTGGGCTGGACCGACGCGAAGACCAGCAAAGTCGTCAGCGGACTGCGCGAGGACGGGGACCTCGAGTCGTTCCGGCTCGGTCGCGAAAACGTGCTCTCGCTGCCCGAGGCGGACGACGGGGCCGCGACGAACACCGGCGGTGACGAGACGGAATGAGGCCGGTTCGTCGAGACGGGAGTGGCGACGGGACGACGGACCTCAAAATCATCGAAATCGACGGACGGGACCGGATCGAAAATCGCGTTGAATGGCGTTAATCGTCGTTGAACCCGGACCATCGTCTCGAGCGTATATCAGGACGCAAATACAACACCCGACCAATGAACCGAACCACCTCGATCACACTGACGGCGCTTCTCGTCGCCGCGATGGTCGCAGTTCCCATCGCCGCGGCGAGCGTCGTCTCGAGTGGAGCCGTACAGGACGATCCCGAACCGGATGAGGGGGCCGAATCGATCGAACCCGGCGAGCAGCTCAGCGCCGCCGTCGGCGTTCAGAACGCCGAACTCGAGGGCGACGTCTCGGAGCGGGCCTTCGGCGTGAGGATCGCAAACGCCGAGAACAACGAGACGAAGGCGGCCGTCGTCGCCGAGCAGTTCGCGGAGAGCGAACGGCGTCTGGGGACGCTCGAGGCCAGACTCGCGGAGCTGAACGAGTCCCGGACGGCGGGCGAGCTCAGCGAGGGTCGCTATCGCGCGGAGGTCGCCAAAACCGTCGCCGAGATGCGGACGATCGAGCGGCAGGCGGCACTCGCAGAGCGGACTGCGGCGGAGTTGCCTGACGGCGCGCTCGCCGACCGTAGGGTCGACCGCGAGTCGATCCGAACGCTGCGAGAGCGAGCGGGCGAACTCGGCGGGCCGGAGACCGCGGCGGTCGCGCGGTCGATCGCCGGCGACGACGTCGGCCGTGCCGTCGGGGCCGATCGGCCGCCCGTCGGAGCCGACCAGACGCCGAACGGGGCTCCCGATACCGGATCGCGACCGGACGATGCGGGGAGACCGGATAACGCGAGCAGCTCCGGACCGCCCCGAAACGGAATCTGATTCGGGTGGCGTTTCTCGAGGCCGTGGTCGAGAAACGCCACCGTCGTCCGCCCACGTTCGAGCTGGGCTCGAGCTAACAGCGTTCTGACGCGATATCCACGAGGCAGTCGAACACCGCCTCGTTGGCAGCGCCGACGAACCAGGTCGGCCCCGTCTCCGTCCGGAGTCCGCTTTCCGCCGCGAAGCGTTCGCCGAGGAGTTGCTCCTCGCGGTCCGGCCGATAGCAGACGATCCCGTCCAGTCGGCCCCGAGCGAGCAGACCCCAGTGGACCGTCGGACTCCAGCTCTCGAGGCGGCGCTTGCAGCGGTCCTCGAGTGCCCGGTTGATCGACGCGGAGACCGAGCGGTGGTCGGCGTGTCGTTTCACGTCGTGGCCGATCACCGAGACGGCGGTCGCCGTCGACGGCTCGGCGTCGCTCGTCGCCCGGACGGGGCGGCCGTTGTATCGAACGCCGTCACCGTCCCGTGCCACGTACAGGTCGTCGAGCAACGGGACGTACACGACCCCGAGAACGGGGTCGTCCGCGGCGAGGACGGTGATCGCCGTCGCGAACGACGGAAGTCCCGACTCGAAGTTGTTCGTCCCGTCGAGCGGATCGACGAGCCACTCGTACGTGCCGGTTCCTTCGTGGACGCCCGACTCCTCGGCCTCGATCCGATGCTCCGGAAACCGGGAGCGGATCACGTCGAGTATCCGTCGCTCCGCGTCCGTATCGGCGCTCGATTTCACGTCGTGTTCGAAGCGCCGGGCCGTCGTGTTCTCCGAGCGGTATGCCTCGCGCAGGAACGCCCCGCCCGCCCGGCACGCGTCGATCGCAGTCCGTTCGATCTCGCCAAGAGAGCCGTCCATACCACCGTCAGCGGGTAGCGACCGTAATGTGCGTTGTGTTTTCGTGGCATCGCCATCGCGACGGTCGCGTGAAGCCATCGGTCGACGGCCGTCTCGAGCGTGGCCAGTTCTCGCCGGCTCTCCGTGTGATTTTTGTCCCGGCTGGGCCACGAGGGGGGTATGACCGACCAGCAGACCGTCGCCGAATTCGTCGACACGCACGACCTCGAGACGCCCCCCGCCTACCGGCTGCTCGATCTCGTCTCGGAGGTCGGCGAACTCGCGAAGGACGCGAACACCTCGACCGGCTACGGCGACGCGCCGGCCGACCTCGAGATCGCATCGGACGAACTCGGGGACGCGCTGTTCGCACTCCTAGCGCTGGCCGATTCCCTCGAGACCGACGCCACCGCGGCGCTCGCGGAGTCACTCGAGAAGTACGAAACGCGCATGAACGACGCCGAAACGCCCGGATCCGGGGAGTAACTGGAGGTACGGCTCGGCTCCCGGCCGACGCTTACGGTGCGATCTCCGGCGTCACGTCGAACACGGCCGCTGCCGCGTCGCGGACGGCCTCGAGCGCGTCCGGCGGGGCATAGACCCCGAGCCGCCAGATCTCTCGCGCGCAGGCGTCGAGCCCCGCGACCAACGACGAGCGGTCCTCGAGCCGTCGCAACTCGCCATCCACGACGATCCGCGCCCTGGACTCGGGCGAGGTCGGTTCGGCGGGGCTGTCGACGACGACGGCGGTCGGATCGACGCCGGCGGTCTCGGCGATCTCGCGCTCGAGGGCCCGCGTTCGGTCGTACTCGAGCCCGCGGAACCGGTCGGGAACGTCCTCACGGCGGGCCCAGATCGCCCGCTTGTAGAGGCGACGCTCGCGGAGCCGCGTCGCGACGTCGGCCGTCGGCTCGTGGTCGGCGAGCGTCGCGAGCAGTTCCTCGTCGGTCAGCCGGGCGAATCGCTCGGGAGCGACGACGCCGTCGGAGAGGACTCGCTCGCTCGCGCGATCGAGCATCGCGCCCGCGATTCGGGAGACGTGGTGGCGGTAGACGGTCGCGTTCATCAACGTGCGGGCGATCAGCGCGCTCTCGGCGCTGGCGACGTTCCCGGACTCGAGGGCGAGCGTTCCGTCGACGATCCGGAGCGCGTAGACCAGCCGGTCGTGGTCGATCGTCCCGTAGGGAACGCCGGTGTGGTGGGCGTCCCGGACGAGGTAGTCCATGCGATCGACGTCGAGGGCACCGGAGACGAGTTCGCCCAGCGGGCCGCGACCGTCGACGGTCGCCGCGACGGCGTCGGGATCGAGCCCCTGGTCCACGAGGACGGTCCCGAGTTCGGTCTCCGAGAGGAGCCACCCGATTTCGTCGTGGTGGCGGCCGAGATGGCGTTCGATCGCCGGCTCGGTCTGGTGACCGAAGGGGCCGTGACCCACGTCGTGGACGAGCGCCGCGGCGCGAAGGCGCTCGGAGAGGTCGGCCCCGAGTCCGAGTTGCTCGACCGCTCGCGAGGCGAGATGGTAGACGCCGAGGCTGTGTTCGAACCGGGTGTGGTTCGCCGAAGGGTAGACCAGCTGAACCGTCCCCAGCTGTCGAACGTAGCGGAGCCGCTGGATCGGGGCCGTGTCCATGATCGCCGCCGCGGTCGGATCGACCTCGATGTAGCCGTGGATACTGTCCTTGATCGTCGTCATGACCGAACACTCGTGTGAGCGGTCCCTTAGGAACGATGGTTCGCGGAGGCAACCGGCTCACTGAGAGCGATCGATGCGGACGGCATCCGATTCACGGAGACCGATTGATGCGGACGACACCCGGTTCGCGAAGCACGACTGGGTCGCGGCGGGATCGCAAAGAGCGGTCGATCGCCGGCTCACAACACGTCGCGCTCGAGTTGGCGGTAGGTCTCCTCGATCGATCCCGAGTTGTCGAGGACGACGTGCTCGCGCTCGAGCGGGTCGAACGCCTCCCGAAGGTGCAGGTACTGTTCGTAATCGGCGTCGCTGACGGTCCCCGATCGGCTCTCGAGTCGCTCCTCGACGACCGCCTCCTCGCACGTCACGTGGACGAACAGCGACTCGGCGGCCGTCGTCTCCGCGATGGCGGCCGCATCGTCGCGCCGGGGGCGCGAGCGAAACGTCGCGTCGAGAACGACGTTCGTCCCCGCCTCGAGATCGGCCCGCGCACGCTCGAGCAGCGTCTCGTAGGTCTCCGCCGTCTCCGCGTCGGTGTAGTTGGGCTCGGGAAACAGTTGCTTGCGGATCCGGTCGCTCCGATAGCGGTGGGCGGGGAGTTGCTCCGCGGTGTAGCCGGAGGCGAGCGACTTTCCGACCCCAGGGAGTCCACAGTAGACGATCAGCCTCGGACGGTCCATGGCTACGCGTCGGTCGTGGTGGTACTAAAATCCGGTCAGTACGGAACCGACGGGACGTGCTGTCCGTTGCTTCCGGCGAAACACGAGTTCGGAGCCGGCTCAGGTCACCGAGCGAGCGACTCGATCAGCCGCTGTGGGAGTCCGAGGAGCAGCTCGCGTACCCCCATGGGCTCGTCGTCGGAGCGAAGGCGGGAACGGACCCGCTGACTGAACAGTTCGACGGAGATGATCAACAGGAAGATACACAGCAGCGTCGCCATCGCGTTGGTGAACTGGAACAGCCCCTGCTGAACGTCGAGGATCTCCCCGAGCCCGCCGGCTCCGATGATCCCCAGGGAGACGGCGACCCGAACGTTGATCTCGAGGATGTACAGCGTCCAGGCGACGAACGACGTTCGGACCTGGCTCAACATCCCGAACACGATGACCTGTGGCCGGCTCGCACCCGTCGTCTGCATCGCCTCGATCGGGCCGTCCTCGATCTCCTCGAGTTCGTCGGTGAACAGTCGTCCGAGGTTGCCGATCGTGTCCGTCCCGACGGCGAGCAGCGCTGCCAGCGGCGTCAGCCCGACCAGCGGGATGTAGATCAGTGCCCACACGAGTGCCGGAATCGACCGGATGCCAGACATCGTGCTGCGGAACAGGAAATTAAACGGGAACGGGATCACGCGCTCGGAGCCGAGCACGCCAAACACCAGTGCCAGCGGAAAGCCAAGGACCGTTCCGGCGAAGCCGATCGCCAGCGTGACCCCTGCCTCGCCGAAGATCGAGAAGATCCCGAGACTGCTCCCGAAGAGGAACCCGATCGGATCGGTCAGGAGGGCCTGAAAGCTCGCCGGATCGAAGATGAGGTTCCGGTCGGAGATGAACGCCCAGTACTGCTGGACGTCGAGGAACGGGATCCAGCCAGCGTACAGCGTGATCGGGAAGAAATCCCGGAGCGATTTGGCGAAGAAGTCCCACTGGTAGCTCTCGGTGAAGAAATCGACCGCGCTGAGCGCCTGGACGAAGAGAAAGCCGACGACGAGAACGACCGCCGCGGCCCCGGCCGCTCGCGCACGGCGCGCCTGCCGGATTCGCTCGAGCCGGTCGACGACGCCCGACGGGGCGTCCGTTCGTTCGGGTGACGTTTCGCCGCTCATCAGAGGGCCTCCTCCTGTTCGAGAGTGGACGGACCGTCGTCGTGTGCGTCGTCGTCGTCCGCCAGTACGACCATTCCCTCGGTATCGATATCGCCGTAGATGTCGTCGATCGCGTCGATCGTCAGTTCGTCGCGGTAGCCGTCGAACACCTTCGTCCCGTCCCGGAGGCCGATGAATCGCTGGCCGAACTTCCGGGCGAGATTGACCTGGTGGAGACTCACCATGGCGGTCAGCCCGCGATCGGCGGCGGCAGTTCGGAGATAGTTCATCACTTGCTGTGCACTGCCCGGATCCAGGCTCGCGACCGGCTCGTCGGCGAGCAAGACGTTTGGCTGCTGGACGAGCGCACGAGCGATCCCGACGCGTTGTTGCTGGCCGCCGCTCATCTGGCGTGCCTTCTGCTGGGCCTCGTCGAGGAGACCGACGGTCTCGAGGGCCTCGAGCGCGCGGAGCTTCTCGTCGCGGTCTTGCAGCCGGAAGAGGCTATCGAAGAACCCGTTTCGGCTCATCGACCCCGTGAGCGCGTTCGAGTACGCGCTCATCTGTCCGATGATGTTGTGGCTCTGGAAGATCATCGCGATATCGTCTCGCGGGCTCGTGATCGGGACGCCGTCGACCGATACGGTGCCGCTGGTCGGGGCCGTGAGCCCGTTGAGACACCGCAGCAGCGTCGATTTCCCCGATCCGGAGACGCCGAGCACGACGACGAATTCACCGTCGGGAATCTCGAAGGAGACGTCGTCGAGGGCGACGGTGTCGCCGTACTCTTTTGTTAGGCTTTCGACTGATATCTCACTCATTGATAGTGGGAGCGTGATTCGGGCGCGTTACGAAATGTCTTCGAATTCGAGTCCGAGTTCGTCGAGGACCTTCTGGATGGGCTCGTAGTCCTCGTGACTGCCTTCGACGACGTTGGAGAACCAGAGCTCCTCGCCCTCGTAGTCGTCGTCGTGGCTGAGGTCCTCGGCGTTGAGGATCGCCTCCTCGACGTCCTCGCGGATCGGATCGTCCCAGTTCGAGCGGGCCATGATCGGAGCCCGCGGAAGCGGATCGGAGACCGCCAGCAACTGCAGTTCCTGGTCCGCAGTGCCCGCGTTCTCGTACTCCGCGGAGAGTTCGACGAAGTCCTCGGACATCTCGTCGAACTGTTCTTTCGGAACGTTGGCTGCCGTCGAGAACGCACCGGTCGTCGCCGCCGCGACGTCGGGGTTGTTGATCAGCTGTTCGGCTGCCGTGGTGTGATCCGAGTGCTGGGCCTCGAAGTCGACCGGATCGCCGTCCGGCGCGGACCCGGTGTCCAGTCCGGCGTTCTTGAGCATCGTCATCGGCACGAGCGTCCCCGAGACGGAGAGCTGTGCCCCCATCGAAACCGTCTCCCCTTCGAGGTCGGACAGTTCCTCGATGCCGCTGTCCGGCATGGTCGTGATCAGCGAGAAGTACTGTGCGGCCCCGTATGCGACGCGAACCCCCACGACGTCGGCGACGTTACTACCTGCGACGGCGGCCGACGGTGACGTATCGGCGAGATGGGCCCGGTCGCTCCGAATGGCCTGCAGCGTCGCCGCGTAACTGCTCGCCCGATCGAGACTGACCGTGACGTCGACCTCGGATTCGATGTGGTCGACCAACGGCTGGTACTGCGATCGAATGTCGACGTCCGACTCCGCGGGGTTGAGAATCATCGTGATCTCGGTACTGGAACTGGTACTCCCCGTATCCCCCAGACACCCCGCGGCCAACCCCGCGAGGCCGACGGCCCCACTCGAGCGCAGGAAAGTTCGACGCGTTTTGCTTCGGTCATCCGTCATGCGAGCCATATCTCCGGAGTTAAACTTCAGCCACAAATAACTTTGTAAACGAAGTACTGTTCGCTATATTCGTCACATGAATTCTCTGTACTCCCATCGATCAGCGTCTCGGACCGCCAGCGTGGTGAGTCGGGAGCGACGGCGTCGGTCGCCCAGCCCCTGTCCAGTACCGAGCCGTCACCGTCGATCCAACGACCGGAAACGGTCACGAGTTGTCGACAAACATCATATTTAGATATAGTTTCTAAATAGAATAGGTTACGAAGCGAGTATCCGGGATCGGCTGTGGCGATGCCTCGGGATCGACCAGTCGAAGCTCCTCTCATCGATCGGATCCGTCGACGAGCAATTTCACTGCAGCGACTGCGGAGCCGTCGCATCACCAGTCTACGGTTCGCAGTCGACTCGATGCTGTGCATCGGGACTCGATTCCGAGCCGTTTCGATGACGGAAAACCACCGAGATACCCGATAACGCCGTGAAACTCCGCCTGAGAAGAGTGGCTAGGGGACTATAGCAGATCCAGGTCGAATCCTGTAGTCGAATGATAACTGATCATATAGTAGTCAATAACAATAATGTGTATTATACTTTTAACGAGGCGGCTATCCCGGCGTCGTCCGCCGTTCACGCTGCCATCGGGATTACCTAACGCGATCACCGTTCGAAGCATCGAGTAGCACCCGATCGCTGCCGGTCTCGAGCGCGTCGTGACGACCGTGCCGAAGCAGCGTGGATTACACACGTATGATAGTAAAGGAGTGCTGGCCGACCCCTCGAAGGGTCGCGATAGCTGCGAGCCATTCCACGTCCGCCGGCGGGGAAGGCCACCGGGTGGTT contains:
- a CDS encoding helix-turn-helix transcriptional regulator, whose translation is MNGRAGLTAVVVAVLLLGTGPVGTATGATATGQPQPNPFALQQDQLDADEVRMDVAVQPNGSAEWTLEFWVQLDDDESETSFESLRADIRDDPGNYTGTFADRMNETVATASDATGREMSATEYSVDTERQSFAREYGVVRYTFRWHGFAALEGEELRAGDAIEGIYLDDGTRLLIEWPEEYERASVTPDPDDERDHAVIWRGGETDFVSSEPRVVVTAAGSGPNTAAIAVAAIVAVGLGAFGVWWYRNRPSTGSQTASGDGTADRGSGPEPTSGSSSTASGTGTSGGATGESAAAGATGPPDMDLLSNEEQVLRLVRDNGGRLKQQAVVEELGWTDAKTSKVVSGLREDGDLESFRLGRENVLSLPEADDGAATNTGGDETE
- a CDS encoding inositol monophosphatase family protein, with product MDGSLGEIERTAIDACRAGGAFLREAYRSENTTARRFEHDVKSSADTDAERRILDVIRSRFPEHRIEAEESGVHEGTGTYEWLVDPLDGTNNFESGLPSFATAITVLAADDPVLGVVYVPLLDDLYVARDGDGVRYNGRPVRATSDAEPSTATAVSVIGHDVKRHADHRSVSASINRALEDRCKRRLESWSPTVHWGLLARGRLDGIVCYRPDREEQLLGERFAAESGLRTETGPTWFVGAANEAVFDCLVDIASERC
- a CDS encoding MazG-like family protein; the encoded protein is MTDQQTVAEFVDTHDLETPPAYRLLDLVSEVGELAKDANTSTGYGDAPADLEIASDELGDALFALLALADSLETDATAALAESLEKYETRMNDAETPGSGE
- a CDS encoding HD domain-containing protein: MTTIKDSIHGYIEVDPTAAAIMDTAPIQRLRYVRQLGTVQLVYPSANHTRFEHSLGVYHLASRAVEQLGLGADLSERLRAAALVHDVGHGPFGHQTEPAIERHLGRHHDEIGWLLSETELGTVLVDQGLDPDAVAATVDGRGPLGELVSGALDVDRMDYLVRDAHHTGVPYGTIDHDRLVYALRIVDGTLALESGNVASAESALIARTLMNATVYRHHVSRIAGAMLDRASERVLSDGVVAPERFARLTDEELLATLADHEPTADVATRLRERRLYKRAIWARREDVPDRFRGLEYDRTRALEREIAETAGVDPTAVVVDSPAEPTSPESRARIVVDGELRRLEDRSSLVAGLDACAREIWRLGVYAPPDALEAVRDAAAAVFDVTPEIAP
- a CDS encoding AAA family ATPase, translated to MDRPRLIVYCGLPGVGKSLASGYTAEQLPAHRYRSDRIRKQLFPEPNYTDAETAETYETLLERARADLEAGTNVVLDATFRSRPRRDDAAAIAETTAAESLFVHVTCEEAVVEERLESRSGTVSDADYEQYLHLREAFDPLEREHVVLDNSGSIEETYRQLERDVL
- the phnE gene encoding phosphonate ABC transporter, permease protein PhnE; translation: MSGETSPERTDAPSGVVDRLERIRQARRARAAGAAAVVLVVGFLFVQALSAVDFFTESYQWDFFAKSLRDFFPITLYAGWIPFLDVQQYWAFISDRNLIFDPASFQALLTDPIGFLFGSSLGIFSIFGEAGVTLAIGFAGTVLGFPLALVFGVLGSERVIPFPFNFLFRSTMSGIRSIPALVWALIYIPLVGLTPLAALLAVGTDTIGNLGRLFTDELEEIEDGPIEAMQTTGASRPQVIVFGMLSQVRTSFVAWTLYILEINVRVAVSLGIIGAGGLGEILDVQQGLFQFTNAMATLLCIFLLIISVELFSQRVRSRLRSDDEPMGVRELLLGLPQRLIESLAR
- a CDS encoding phosphonate ABC transporter ATP-binding protein — translated: MSEISVESLTKEYGDTVALDDVSFEIPDGEFVVVLGVSGSGKSTLLRCLNGLTAPTSGTVSVDGVPITSPRDDIAMIFQSHNIIGQMSAYSNALTGSMSRNGFFDSLFRLQDRDEKLRALEALETVGLLDEAQQKARQMSGGQQQRVGIARALVQQPNVLLADEPVASLDPGSAQQVMNYLRTAAADRGLTAMVSLHQVNLARKFGQRFIGLRDGTKVFDGYRDELTIDAIDDIYGDIDTEGMVVLADDDDAHDDGPSTLEQEEAL
- a CDS encoding substrate-binding domain-containing protein — protein: MTDDRSKTRRTFLRSSGAVGLAGLAAGCLGDTGSTSSSTEITMILNPAESDVDIRSQYQPLVDHIESEVDVTVSLDRASSYAATLQAIRSDRAHLADTSPSAAVAGSNVADVVGVRVAYGAAQYFSLITTMPDSGIEELSDLEGETVSMGAQLSVSGTLVPMTMLKNAGLDTGSAPDGDPVDFEAQHSDHTTAAEQLINNPDVAAATTGAFSTAANVPKEQFDEMSEDFVELSAEYENAGTADQELQLLAVSDPLPRAPIMARSNWDDPIREDVEEAILNAEDLSHDDDYEGEELWFSNVVEGSHEDYEPIQKVLDELGLEFEDIS